Proteins encoded by one window of Candidatus Dependentiae bacterium:
- a CDS encoding MerR family transcriptional regulator: MKRRKGFYSISVVAKMFEVHQQTIRLYEKEGLITPHRSEGNTRQFTEEDVDQLEKIIHLTHKLGINLAGVEMILKLQKKIDRLQGEINKAFDMTKDELEKDAEILAVSAQDDSRQLIALKKGSTQPTPLLEKLTERAKKQSITKPKKSPVEQEISDDLKIDYEDL; encoded by the coding sequence ATGAAACGTCGCAAAGGGTTTTACTCAATTTCTGTTGTTGCAAAAATGTTTGAAGTTCACCAGCAAACAATTCGTCTGTACGAAAAAGAGGGGCTTATCACCCCTCATAGGTCAGAAGGAAACACCAGGCAATTTACTGAAGAGGATGTTGACCAACTCGAAAAAATCATTCACCTCACACACAAACTTGGCATTAACCTTGCCGGCGTTGAAATGATTTTAAAACTACAGAAAAAAATCGACCGACTCCAAGGCGAAATCAACAAAGCGTTTGATATGACCAAAGACGAGCTAGAAAAAGATGCCGAAATATTAGCAGTCAGCGCACAAGACGATTCACGTCAATTAATCGCTCTCAAAAAGGGTTCAACTCAGCCAACACCGCTGCTTGAAAAACTCACCGAACGTGCAAAAAAACAATCCATCACAAAGCCCAAAAAGAGCCCTGTCGAACAAGAAATTTCTGATGACCTTAAAATTGATTACGAAGATTTGTAG